From Triticum urartu cultivar G1812 chromosome 2, Tu2.1, whole genome shotgun sequence, a single genomic window includes:
- the LOC125533973 gene encoding putative lipid-transfer protein DIR1, producing MAKSHTMVAALLLVMAVSLAALEGVHGVCGMSNDEFKLCQPAAAVNNPTDSPSAECCAALGKANLSCICRYKGIAGIWLRMYHIDANRAMALPGKCGLTMPNNCS from the coding sequence ATGGCTAAGTCACACACAATGGTTGCGGCATTGTTACTTGTCATGGCAGTGTCCCTCGCTGCACTAGAGGGTGTTCATGGCGTCTGCGGCATGTCAAATGATGAATTCAAGCTTTGCCAGCCCGCGGCGGCAGTGAATAACCCGACGGACAGTCCATCAGCTGAGTGTTGTGCTGCCCTTGGGAAGGCCAACCTATCATGCATCTGCCGCTACAAGGGCATCGCCGGCATATGGCTGAGAATGTACCACATCGATGCAAACCGCGCCATGGCGCTACCCGGTAAGTGCGGTCTCACCATGCCAAACAACTGCTCTTGA
- the LOC125539591 gene encoding uncharacterized protein LOC125539591, with amino-acid sequence MRGVGGPLLTVSDLLSDLAVEGGDDHLDGGGDASVPSSPLAAHQVEEADPSELQRLFAEDYDNLMKSLQENDPSWPSLMLKLCRALKTSDKLLSCANVKAEQLLEKVEKLEHVLERGDRAVGSIIEVLQSMQLTENHQTSKSNPPSK; translated from the exons ATGCGGGGAGTCGGAGGCCCACTGCTCACTGTCAGCGATCTCTTGAGCGACCTCGCCGTCGAAGGAGGCGACGACCACCTCGACGGCGGAGGCGACGCCTCTGTGCCCTCCTCCCCCTTGGCAGCGCATCAGGTGGAGGAAGCTGACCCCTCCGAGCTCCAGCGGCTCTTCGCG GAAGACTATGACAATTTGATGAAGTCGCTACAGGAGAATGACCCTTCGTGGCCTTCCCTGATGCTGAAG TTGTGCAGGGCGTTGAAGACTTCAGATAAGCTGCTGAGCTGCGCAAATGTGAAAGCAGAGCAGCTGCTGGAGAAGGTGGAGAAACTGGAGCATGTCTTAGAGAGGGGAGATCGTGCAGTGGGATCAATTATAGAGGTTCTTCAGAGCATGCAGCTCACCGAGAATCATCAGACCTCCAAATCGAACCCACCTAGCAAGTAG
- the LOC125533975 gene encoding uncharacterized protein LOC125533975 — MAEAPSKIESMRKWVVDHKLRAVGCLWLSGISSSIAYNWSRPNMKTSVKLIHARLHAQALTIAALGSCALVEYYDQNYGSSGPKVDKYTRHYMSHSHKD, encoded by the exons ATGGCGGAGGCCCCGAGCAAGATCGAATCCATGCGGAAGTGGGTGGTCGATCACAAGCTCCGAGCCGTAG GTTGCCTGTGGCTTAGCGGGATCTCCAGCTCCATCGCGTACAACTGGTCGCGGCCCAACATGAAGACCAGCGTCAAGCTCATCCACGCAAG GTTGCACGCGCAAGCTCTAACGATCGCTGCCTTAGGTAGTTGTGCATTAGTAGAGTACTATGACCAGAACTATGGCTCTTCAGGACCAAAGGTGGACAAATATACAAGGCATTACATGTCACACTCGCATAAAGATTAA
- the LOC125533976 gene encoding flavonoid O-methyltransferase-like protein Os11g0303600, with the protein MATTSSAELLQAEAELVRHSLGYLKSMALHSAVKLGIPDALHRCGGAASLPDLSSTLALPCSKRPYLSRLMKMLAVEGIFTAVAVDVDVPTASGGEGSVRYGLNPVSRLLVSGSGACLSPCVLMGTSPLFLEASLRLPQWFQRDGQGDQPAFAMAHGESPYGAAGHDTEFNALVNEAMGSDSRHMAELVVRECGEVFTGVTSLVDVGGGNGTMAMAIAKAFPHVKCSVLDLPHVVQGVVSTHESVEFAAGDMMEYVPPADAVLLKCVLHNWSDEDCVKILTKCREAIAQGAKAGKVIIIDAVVGSPSHSQQVLEAQVLMDMQMMMLFMSKEREELSWQKIFMEAGFSHYKIQPVLGMRSIIQLYP; encoded by the exons ATGGCCACCACCTCAAGCGCGGAGCTTCTGCAAGCTGAGGCAGAGCTCGTGCGCCACTCCTTAGGCTACCTCAAGTCCATGGCGTTGCACAGCGCGGTAAAGCTCGGAATCCCCGACGCTCTCCACCGCTGCGGCGGCGCGGCCTCCTTGCCCGACCTGTCCTCCACCCTCGCCCTCCCTTGCAGCAAACGACCGTACCTGTCCCGGCTCATGAAGATGCTAGCCGTGGAAGGAATCTTCACGGCCGTGGCTGTGGATGTGGACGTTCCTACCGCCAGCGGCGGCGAGGGCAGCGTCCGGTACGGCCTCAACCCGGTGTCTCGCCTTCTTGTCAGCGGCAGCGGCGCGTGCCTGTCGCCGTGCGTGCTCATGGGCACCTCGCCGCTGTTCCTGGAGGCTTCCCTCCGGCTGCCCCAGTGGTTCCAGAGGGACGGCCAGGGTGATCAGCCGGCGTTCGCCATGGCGCACGGCGAGAGCCCCTACGGCGCGGCCGGCCATGACACGGAGTTCAACGCGCTGGTGAACGAGGCGATGGGGTCCGACAGCCGACACATGGCGGAGCTCGTCGTCCGCGAGTGCGGCGAGGTGTTCACGGGCGTGACGTCGCTGGTCGACGTCGGCGGCGGGAACGGCACCATGGCGATGGCCATCGCCAAGGCCTTCCCGCATGTCAAGTGTTCGGTGCTGGACCTCCCGCATGTTGTACAAGGCGTCGTCTCGACACATGAGTCGGTTGAGTTTGCTGCCGGCGACATGATGGAATACGTTCCACCAGCTGATGCAGTTCTGCTTAAG TGTGTGCTACACAACTGGAGCGATGAGGATTGTGTGAAGATCCTGACAAAATGCAGAGAGGCCATTGCCCAAGGAGCGAAAGCAGGGAAGGTGATAATCATCGATGCTGTTGTTGGATCTCCTTCACACTCACAGCAAGTACTTGAAGCTCAAGTCTTGATGGATATGCAAATGATGATGCTATTCATGAGCAAAGAACGTGAGGAACTCAGCTGGCAAAAGATATTCATGGAAGCAGGGTTTAGTCATTACAAAATACAGCCCGTCCTAGGGATGCGATCCATCATCCAACTCTACCCATAG